The DNA region GCCAACGTGGCATTGAGGTAGATCCTGACAAAGTGAAGGCCATTCAAGCTATGACTCCACCCAAGATTGAAAAGGAAGTATGAGGATTCTTAGGTAGACTGAACTACATTtctaggttcatatctcaccttaCGACCACTTGTGAGCCGATCTTCAAACTTCTCCGAAAGAAGTAAGCCGTCATTTGGAATAACGATTGCTAGAGAGCTTTTGAAAAGATTAAGGAATACTTGCAAGAACCTCCTGTTTTGATTCCTACTGTACCCGGAaaaccattgatcatgtatctcATTGTCCTCAAGGGATCCATGGGATGCGTTCTCGGCCAGCATGATGAAACTGGTAGAAAAGAGAATGCTatatactacttaagcaagaagttcaccaATTGCGAAAGTagatattcaatgcttgagatGACTTGCAGCGCACTAGCATGGGTTGTCAAACGTTTAAGACAATATATGCTCACTCATACGACATTATTAATCTCTAAGATGGACCCcgtcaaatacatctttgagaaacctgctctaACCGGTAGAGTATCCCATTGGCAAATGGAATTAACTGAGTACGACatccaacatgtcactcaaaaggccatcaaagggagtgtattatTCGACTATCTTGCATAATAACCTTTGGAAGACTACCAGTCTATGCATTTTGAATTTCTCGAGGAAGGACTTGAGTCTGGATCCCGATGGACCttggtttttgatggagcttctaacgctcacggcaatggcattggggcaatgatcACTTCCCCAACTAATTTCAGCCTCCCCTTCACCACAAGGTTGTGTTTTGAATGTAAAAAAACATGGCcgagtacgaagcttgtatcttcGGAATTGAAGTTGctattgatcttaggatcaaaatccttgaagtctatggagattcatcctTGGTGATTATCCAAGTCAGAGGTTGATATGAACTAACTTTTGAGAATTATGCATTTCCTTCAAAATTCCTGAaacaactttgttaacttttggaatattaattcttttatgactcagaggaagtaatctgccttataattgaaagaatgacagaatttgatacatgcatataaaataaaCGAGACTGATATGAAATAAATGAGAAATAAGAAATGGAATTAAGTAGAAGGGGCACCACACTCTTTCTAATCCAAGAGAGAATGATAAGCCTATGGATGAGGATCACCACAAGAAAAGGATTTCTTGATAAGATCAATTTTGGTCCAATCCAGAACCTAAGAGCAAATACTCTCACTTACACAATGTGTAAACTTGCCAAAATTCATTGATCCAAAAAGAAGATACatgcctcctttatataggaatggCTTAAGATGATGAAATAAGTAAAAATTAACTCCTAAGAAAACAAAAAGGTTTCGGCCCCTAATTATCATGATAGTGGGttgagttattacaaagaaagtgcaaaataaagaagagatattggggttcttgaaagggcagaataatggcaattctttatttaccacttctcttgcaattttcgtccattatagtgtggttattggtatttcctttatttttatttatttatgcattattGGGCCTTTTATCACATGCTTGGATGATAAGAATAAACTTGGGCTCTTTTTCTTCAATCTGGCCCATGCATTCTATTGACTTGATCATGAAGTGAACTAAAGCATCATTGACTCTTCTTGCACGTGCCCTTGTCATAGGACCTCCTAAGCTTTGCATTGTATCATTTATGTCTTGGATTACGTCCTCATCATTCCCTCCTTCTTGAAAAGAATTCGACCTCGAATTTAGACCATCATCACCTACATCAAAAGGAGATAAATCAACCACATTAAAAGTAGTACTTACCCCATACTCACCTGGAAGTTCTATTTTGTAGGCATTGTCATTGATCCTTGAAAGTACTTGAAATGGTCCATCTCCCCTAGATTGAAGTTTGGACTTCCTTTGTGATGGGAATCTCTCTTTTCTCATATGTATCCAAACCCAATCCCCGGGTTCAAAAATAACTTTCTTTCGCCCTTTATTTGCACTTTTTGCAtaacttttatttttcttttcagTTTGCAATTTTACTTGTTCATGCAATTTTCTCACAAATTCAGCCTTAGCTTTCCCATCTTTATGCTTCAAAATAGATGTGTTAGGCAATGGTAACAAATCAAGAGGTGTTAAAGGATTAAAACCATACACAATCTCGAAAGGTGAATGTTGTGTAGTGCTATGGACAACCCTATTGTAAGCAAACTCTACATGAGGTAACCATTCCTCCcacatttttaaattctttttaagAACAACCCTAAGAAGAGTAGAAAGAGTTCTAtttactacttcagtttgtccATCTGTTTGGGGATGACAAGTAGTGGAAAATAATAACTTTGTACCCACCTTTCCCCACAAAGTCCTCCAAAAATGGCTTAAGAACTTGGAGTCACGATCAGAGACAATGCTCCTTGGTAAGCCATGTAGGCGCACCACTTCCTTAAAGAACAAATCAGCAACATGACATGCATCATCCACCTTTTTACATGGAATAAAATGTGTCATTTTTGAAAACCTGTCCAGAACTACAAAAATAGAATCTTTGCCATTCTTTGTTCTAGGCAGCCCCAAAACAAAGTCCATGGAAATGTCAATCCAAGGAAATTCAGGTACAGGCAAAGGAGTATACAAACCAtgaggcataacttttgatttaGCCTTTTTACACACAATACATCTTTCACAAAGCTTTTGGACATCAATTTTCATGTGAGGCTAATAAAAATGTTCTTTTAAGAATTCTAGAGTTTTAGAAACCCCAAAATGACCCATTAGTCCTCCCTCATGCGCTTCTTTTACAAGTAATTCTCTAATGGAACCTTTAGGCACACAtagttttttttctttaaataaatATCCATTGTGCCTAAAATACCCATTGAAGGCAGTATGCTCACAAGCTaaaaattttgaagaaaattcAAGGTCACTTTTATACAAATCTTTAATATGCTCAAGACCAAAAACTTTTGTTTCAAGAGTAGAAAGCAAGACATGTCTTCTTGAGAGTGCATCTACCATAACATTAGATTTACCTTTCTTATGCTTGATTACATAAGGAAATTGTTCAAGAAACTCAACCCTCTTGGCATGCCTCTTATTCAACTTACCTTGTCCCTTTAAATGTTTCAAGGATTCGTGATCACTATGAATGATAAACTCTTTGGGAAGCAAGTAATGTTGCCAAGTTTGTAGAGCTCTCACCAAGGAATACAATTCCTTATCATATGTAGAATAATTAAGGGCAGCCCCTTTTAGCTTTTCACTAAAATAAGCAAGTGGATGACCTTCCTGCAACAAAATAGCTCCAATTCCCACATTATATGCATcacattcaatttcaaaagattTAGAAAAATTAGGCAATGCAAGAATTGGTGCTTGGGTGAGCTTTTCCTTTAGGGCAGCAAAGGCTTGCTCTTGTTTTTCACCCCATTTAAAACCAACATCCTTTTTAACAATTTCATTGAGGGGTGCTGCCAAGGTACTAAAGTCCTTCGCAAACCTCCTATAAAAACTAGCCAAACCATGAAAGCTTCTTACCTCACTTACATTTTTGGGAGGAGGCCACTCTCGAATGGCTTTCACCTTTTCCTCATCAATGTGGACTCCTTTAGAGCTCACAATGAAACCTAAGAAAATCACATGATCGGTGCAAAAGATATATTTTTCTAGGTTGGCATACAAATTTTCATATCTTAGCACTTGCAAAACAACCCTTAAATGAATGCAATGATCATCTAAGTTCTTGCtataaatcaaaatatcatcaaaatacacaacaacaaacttacCCAAGAACTCCCTTAACACATGGTTCATTAGTCTCATGAAAGTACTAGGTGCATtagttaatccaaaaggcataaccatccactcatacaaaccaaattttgttttaaaagcAGTTTtccattcatccccttcccttATTCTAATTTGGTGATATCCAATtttcaaatcaattttagaaAATAAGCATGCACTAAACAATTCATCAAGCAAATCATCTAGTCTAGGAATAAGATGCCTATATTTAATGGTAATATTGTTAATGGCCCTACAATCAGTGCACATCCTTCAACTACCATCCTTTTTAGGGACTAGAATAATAGGGACAGCACAAGGACTTAAACTTTCTCTTACCCATCCTTTACTTATCAATTCAACAACTTGCCTTTGTATCTCTTGAGTTTGTTGTGGATTGCTTCTATATGCTGGCCTATTAGGCAAAGATGCTCCTGGATTGAGATCAATATGATGTTCAATTCCTCTTATAGGTGGTAAACCACTTGGCACCTCTTTCGGAAACAATTCTTTAAATTCCTGCAAAAGAGACTCAACACAATTTGGCAATTTTTTTTCATTAGAAATAGTGGTTAGCAAAGGCACCTCCTTGCAAAAGAGCAAGTACAAAGGCTGGTGTGACACAATTGCTTTTTTCACATCTCTTTTTTTTGCAATTAaactttgtttcttttctcttttatcattctttttcttttcattcttttctttttctttttctttttctttttctttttctttttctttttcttttctttcttgatcatatttttctctcatttttctttGATCTTCTCTCACCTCACTAGGATTTAACGGTACAAGATTGATCTTTTGATCATGATACATAAAAGAGTACTTATTGGAGTACCCATCATGATTGGCTTTTTTATCAAATTGCCAAGGCCTACCTAATAACAAATGACTAGCTTCCATTGGTACTACATCACACAACACTACATCCtcatattttccaattttaaAAGAAATCTTAACTTGTTTATTAACAAGCATTTCTACACTTTCATTAAGCCATTGGAGTTTGTAAGGCTTAGGGTGAGGTTTCGTTTCCAATTTTAGTTTAGAAACCAGACGCGTGCTTGCAACATTTGTACAACTTCCTCCATCAATTATTAAAGAACAAACCTTTCCTTGCACAAAGCATCTTGTATGAAAAAGGTTTTCTCTTTGACTTGTATCCTCCTCTTTTATTTGGCTTCCCAACATTCTTCTCACCATGAGTAAATCTCCACTAGGTATTTCTTCTTCAAACTCCTCATCATAATCACCATCCTCCTCTTCAACAATTTCTTAATTTTCTTCCATAAGCATAGTTCTCTTTGTTGGACATTGAGATGCAATATGTCCTTGGCCTTGACACTTGAAACACTTAACACTTTTGTTAGTTGAAACACTTGAAGAAGAAGATGTAATAGTTTTACCTTTGTTTTCAACCGTGGCTTCCTTAGATGATGAAGCACCCTCCTTCTTTGTTTTGTCCTTCCAACTTTGAGAATTGAAAGTGGTGGAATTTCTCCTTGCTTGGCTCTTTCTTTTGAGTTGTTGTTCCACTTTGATAGCTTGGTGTACCAATTCATCCATTTCAACATAGTGATGAAGTTCCACTATGTCACTAATGTCATGATTTAGACCATGGAGAAACCTAGCCATAGTTGCTTCATCGTCCTCCTCTACATTAGCTCTAATTTTGAGAACTTCCATCTCCTTGAAATATTCTTCAACACTTTTAGAACCTTGAGTGAGTCTTTGCAATTTGTTGTGCAATTCCCTATGATAATAGGAAGGAACAAACCTTCTCCTCATGATTCTTTTCATCTCTTCCCAAGTATCAATTGGTCGTTCTGCATACCTTCTTCAATCTTTGGTCAATTGATCCCACCAAACTAAGGCATACTCCTTGAACTCAATAGAAGCAACCTGCACTTTTTCAAGATTAGAATAATTGTGACAATTAAAAATTTATTCAAGTTTAGTCTCCCATTCTAGATATGCCTCCGGGTCACTCTTCCCAATAAAAGATGGAACTTTAATTTTTATGCCCCTCAAATTATCTCCCCCTTGTCTTCTTTTACGTCTTCTTTCCTCCTCATCACCATTACCATCATTAGAATTTTGGGGCCTCCTTTCCAACTCATCAATTCTTTGTTGAAGTTGTTCACCTTGTTCTCTTAACAATCATTCAAAATTGTCACGCATGGCTGCGATCTGAACAGTTAAAGTTGTTGTTCTAGGTGAAGGTGGACTAGACATAATTGTGAAATATTTGTGAAATTAGGAATAAGTGTTTAAAAATGGACCTCACCACTCTACTCACGTATTTACACTCAATCACTCGTGTTtcactcaatttttttttttggctttttttaataataaaaacacTCTACCTTTTACCACTCAATTTGCTCTTTTAGTTCTTTAGAGAAACCAAAATGAATCAACACAAAGAAATCAATTTCAGATGATAATCAATACACAAAAAACTTAAAAAACAGCAAACCAAAAAAAAGACTCTAAAACAAAGGAAACCAGGAGAATTTTAAGAGTGTGGCAAgaaaaaaaatagatttttttttgaatCACAATCTTTAACAATCAGATcccttttttttttcaatttttttcttatacccttttttttcgattttttttatAATGATAAATGGATAATAATGAAGAACAAGAATATAGACAATTTACCACATTTCGGCCCTTTTTTTTTTGGAATATGCTCTAATTACCACTTGATATGCACTAACTTTTGAGAATTATGCATTTCCTTCAAAATTCCTGAaacaactttgttaacttttggaatattaattcttttgtgactcagaggaagtaatctgccttataattgaaagaatgacagaatttgatacatgcatataaaataaacgagattgatatgaaataaatgagaaataagaaatggaattaagtagaaggggcaccacactctttctaatccaagagagaatgataagcctatggatgaggatcaccacaagaaaaggatttcttgataagatcaattttggtccaatccagaacctaagagcaaatactctcacttacacaatgtgtaaacttgccaaaattcattgatccaaaaagaagatacatgcctcctttatataggaatggcttaagatgatgaaataagtaaaaattaactcctaagaaaacaaaagggtttcagccactaattatcatgatagtgggttgagttattacaaagaaagtgcaaaataaagaagagatagtggggttcttgaaagggcagaataatggcaattctttatttaccacttctcttgcaattttcgtccattatagtatggttattggtatttcctttatttttatttatgtATGCATTATTGGGCCTTTTATCACATGCTTGGATGATAAGAATAAACTTGGGCTCTTTTTCTTCAATCTGGCCCATGCATTCTATTGACTTGATCATGAAGTGAACTAAAGCATCATTGACTCTTCTTACACGTGCCCTTGTCATAGGACCTCCTAAGCTTTGCACTGTATCATTTATGTCTTGGATTACGTCCTCATCATAGGTGATTGGGATACTAGAGATCACAAGCTCATTCCTTACAAATAACACGTCTTGAAACTAATCCCCTACTTTGATGAGATCACATTCCACCACATCCCTCGAGAAGAGAACCATCTAGCTGACGCCTTGGAAAATTTGGCATTCATGTTTAAGGTCAACTAGAAGAATGAAGCACCATCCTTTCACCTCAACTACTTTGACGAGCCTGCTTACAGTTTGGCGAATGAAGACGAATCCGATGGTTATCCTTGGTACTATGACATCATGAGATTCTTAGAgtgcaaataataccctaaagaAGTATCCATCATGACAAGAAGTACCTTCAGAAACTGTcttccaaattcttcttaagtgGAGGGGTGCTATATAAGAGAAATTATGATTCAGTTCTGCTAagatgtgtgaacaagcaagAAGAAAACCAAATCATAATGGAAATCCATGAAGGCTTATTTGGGATGCATGCCAACAGACACACTATGGTGAAGAAAATCTTAAGGGCCAACTACTATTGGAAGACTATGGAGGTTGACTGTCACCGCCACGTCCAAACATGCCATaagtgccagatttatgctgacaagatCCATGCGCCACCAATGCCACTCAATGTCTTGACACCCCCTGGCCTTTTTCTATATGGGGCATTGACGTAATGGGATACATAGAGCCAAATACCTCGAACGGATATCGCTTCATCCTTGTAGGCATTGGCTGCTTCATAAAATGGGTAGAAGCAATCTCATACGCCAACGTTACCAGACAAGTAGTGTCTCGGTTCATCAGGAAAGAAATCATTTGCCGTCATGGGgtccccaacaagatcattaccgataattaatctaacctcaataacaagatgatgaaggagctaTGTCGAAGCTTTAAAATCGACCACCACAACTCATCACCTtataggcctaagatgaatggcgttgttgaGGTAACTAACAAAAATATTAAGAAGATcgtgcaaaagatggtggaaacctacaaagattggcacaAAATGCTCTCGTTTGCATTACATGGTTATTGTACTTCAATATGCACTTACATTGGGGCAACTCCattctctcttgtgtatggcatggatgCAGTCTTACCCGTTGAAGTCGAGATTCCCTCCTTAAGAATTTTGACCgatgtcaagcttgatgaagcTAAATGGGTACAAGCCCAATTTGACCAGCTGAACCTCATTGATAAGAAGCGCTTGGTAGCCATTTTCCATGGCCAGCTTTACCAAAAGCGCATCAAGAGAGCACACGACAATAAGGTATTCCCCCGCAGCCTTTAGGTTGGAGATCTCTTATTAACGAAGATTCTGCTCACACAGACCGGTCCAAGGG from Lathyrus oleraceus cultivar Zhongwan6 chromosome 1, CAAS_Psat_ZW6_1.0, whole genome shotgun sequence includes:
- the LOC127128936 gene encoding uncharacterized protein LOC127128936; protein product: MEVLKIRANVEEDDEATMARFLHGLNHDISDIVELHHYVEMDELVHQAIKVEQQLKRKSQARRNSTTFNSQSWKDKTKKEGASSSKEATVENKGKTITSSSSSVSTNKSVKCFKCQGQGHIASQCPTKRTMLMEEN